The following are encoded in a window of Salinigranum halophilum genomic DNA:
- a CDS encoding METTL5 family protein, with protein MATKAALETQLAVVAGFESPRVSLEQYPTPPDLAAHVVHVADLNDDIEGRTVVDLGTGTGMLALGAALRGAARVVGVDVDRAALSTARTNRVRVGTTTPIHWVQADATRCPITTTERTTVVMNPPFGAQRGHEHADRAFLATAAAIADVSYSIHNAGSQEFVEAFAADNGGEVTHAFEATFDLERQFDFHEEARKELRTEVYRIVWDAERDD; from the coding sequence GTGGCGACGAAGGCTGCACTGGAGACCCAACTCGCCGTCGTCGCGGGGTTCGAGAGTCCACGCGTGAGCCTCGAACAGTACCCGACACCGCCGGACCTCGCCGCTCACGTCGTCCACGTCGCGGACCTCAACGACGACATCGAGGGACGGACCGTCGTCGACCTCGGCACGGGGACCGGGATGCTCGCGCTCGGCGCAGCGCTCCGTGGTGCCGCGCGCGTCGTTGGCGTTGACGTCGACCGCGCCGCGCTGTCGACGGCCCGCACCAACCGAGTCAGGGTGGGAACGACCACACCAATCCACTGGGTGCAGGCCGACGCGACCCGCTGTCCGATCACGACGACGGAGCGGACGACCGTCGTGATGAACCCGCCGTTCGGCGCACAGCGCGGTCACGAACACGCCGACCGGGCCTTCCTCGCGACCGCCGCAGCCATCGCCGACGTGTCGTACTCCATCCACAACGCGGGCAGCCAGGAGTTCGTCGAGGCGTTCGCCGCCGACAACGGGGGCGAGGTGACCCACGCGTTCGAGGCGACGTTCGACCTCGAACGGCAGTTCGACTTCCACGAGGAAGCGCGGAAGGAGCTCCGAACCGAGGTGTACCGAATCGTCTGGGACGCCGAGCGAGACGACTAG